Proteins encoded by one window of Halomonas sp. SH5A2:
- the rnpA gene encoding ribonuclease P protein component: protein MPHQGFPRYFRLLNAGDYRYVFEQADLKVHGKGIMALARWNTLGHPRLGLVVSKKNVKLAVDRNRFKRLVRESVRLRQDQLPAVDIVVLARRGVQDMDNDVLYRQLHGMWKRLRRDSQAADAPPASSKRTT, encoded by the coding sequence GTTACTTAATGCCGGGGATTACCGCTACGTTTTTGAGCAAGCAGACCTCAAGGTGCATGGCAAGGGTATAATGGCGTTAGCACGTTGGAATACCCTCGGGCATCCCCGCCTTGGCCTAGTGGTCAGCAAGAAAAATGTGAAGCTCGCCGTTGATCGAAATCGCTTCAAAAGACTCGTTCGTGAGTCAGTTCGGCTACGTCAAGACCAGCTTCCCGCAGTGGATATTGTGGTTCTTGCTCGGCGTGGCGTTCAGGACATGGACAATGACGTTTTATATCGTCAGCTCCATGGTATGTGGAAACGGCTTCGGCGCGACAGCCAGGCAGCCGACGCGCCACCTGCTAGCTCAAAGCGCACTACTTGA
- the mnmE gene encoding tRNA uridine-5-carboxymethylaminomethyl(34) synthesis GTPase MnmE encodes MADRLYTQDTIAALATPPGRGGVGIIRVSGPACRDIAVAMLGHCPAPRYAHYGAFMGADGNIDEGIALLFPDPHSFTGEDVLELQGHGGPVIMDMLLERCVQLGARLAGPGEFSERAFLNDKLDLAQAEAIADLIDATSRSAAENAVRSLQGEFSNRVAALVQRLIELRVYVEAAIDFPEEEIDFLADGHVASLLDDVTRELIDVRSAAGQGALMREGMSVVIAGRPNAGKSSLLNALTEQDTAIVTDIAGTTRDVLREHIHIDGMPLHVIDTAGLRDTPDAVEQIGVARAWAEIEGADRVLLLVDASTTDETDPMAIWPEFVARLPDQQRLTLVRNKIDTSAEQAGIDLSTNPPTVRLSAKTGVGVDNLKAHLKDIMGFSATTEGRFSARRRHLDALDRAMNALETGRRQLEGNGAGELLAEDLRDAQQALGEITGEFSADDLLGEIFGSFCIGK; translated from the coding sequence ATGGCAGACCGACTTTATACCCAAGACACCATCGCCGCCCTGGCCACTCCCCCCGGTCGTGGCGGCGTCGGTATTATTCGTGTTTCTGGCCCGGCCTGCCGCGACATTGCCGTCGCCATGCTAGGCCACTGCCCAGCCCCACGCTACGCACACTATGGCGCTTTTATGGGTGCCGACGGCAATATCGATGAGGGGATCGCGCTACTGTTTCCGGACCCCCACTCGTTCACCGGTGAAGATGTACTCGAACTTCAAGGCCATGGCGGGCCGGTGATCATGGATATGCTGCTTGAACGCTGCGTCCAGTTAGGCGCTCGACTGGCAGGGCCGGGCGAGTTTTCCGAGCGTGCTTTCCTGAATGACAAGCTTGACCTGGCCCAGGCCGAGGCCATTGCCGATCTGATAGATGCCACCTCCCGCTCCGCCGCCGAAAACGCGGTGCGTTCGCTTCAGGGTGAGTTTTCCAACCGGGTAGCCGCGCTGGTACAGCGGCTTATCGAACTGCGCGTCTACGTCGAGGCGGCGATTGATTTTCCCGAGGAGGAAATCGACTTTCTGGCGGATGGCCACGTGGCCAGCCTGCTGGACGATGTAACCCGTGAGCTTATTGACGTACGCTCAGCCGCTGGCCAGGGAGCCTTGATGCGCGAGGGCATGAGCGTTGTCATTGCCGGGCGTCCCAATGCCGGTAAGTCGAGCTTGCTCAACGCCCTGACCGAGCAGGATACCGCCATCGTCACCGATATTGCCGGTACCACGCGGGATGTGCTGCGCGAACATATCCACATCGACGGGATGCCGCTGCATGTAATTGATACCGCTGGGCTGCGCGATACACCTGACGCGGTGGAACAGATCGGCGTCGCCCGGGCCTGGGCAGAGATCGAAGGCGCCGACCGCGTGCTGCTGCTGGTCGATGCGTCAACGACCGATGAAACCGACCCCATGGCAATCTGGCCTGAATTTGTCGCCCGGCTGCCGGACCAGCAGCGCCTGACGCTGGTGCGTAATAAAATCGACACCAGCGCCGAACAGGCGGGCATAGATTTATCCACAAACCCACCCACGGTGCGTCTTTCTGCAAAAACAGGCGTGGGTGTGGATAACTTGAAAGCGCACCTGAAAGATATCATGGGCTTTTCAGCGACCACTGAGGGGCGTTTTTCAGCCCGCCGCCGCCACCTGGATGCGCTTGACCGGGCAATGAACGCCCTTGAAACCGGCCGCCGACAGCTCGAAGGCAATGGCGCCGGTGAACTGCTGGCGGAAGATCTGCGCGATGCGCAGCAGGCGCTCGGCGAAATCACCGGTGAATTCAGCGCCGACGATTTGCTGGGGGAAATTTTTGGCAGCTTCTGTATCGGTAAATAG
- the yidC gene encoding membrane protein insertase YidC has product MDVKRLILLIPLAILAYLLVVQWNQDYGQTSYQSSSEQSQRQISDNNATSESSDASGDSDADNLSVPGDDAAASQDALNSDESDSDSREFIAVTTDVLDVRIDPHGGDIVYAALPQHKQALESDRSYVLLSDNQTRSYVARSGLQLNGEANRITFTPDNSEYLLGDDEDQLEVNLTAEVNGIEVIKRLTFERGNYAVDVNYYLANNTDEPVSARFIGQLARDNSPDPSSGVSMGMNSYLGAAYSTPEETYEKVDFDDIQGGNFNNREAQGGWMAIIQHYFVSAWVPQQNQQNLYYVSTDSRDRNVIAFAGPTSELAAEEETSLGATLYMGPKIQDHLEQVAPNLELTVDYGWLWFLANPLFWLLDKIHDIVGNWGWSIVLLTVLVKTILFPLSAKAYKSMARMRKLGPEMQRLKEMYGDDRQKMSQEMMKFYQKEKINPLGGCLPILVQMPVFIALYWMLLESVELRHAPFIFWVQDLSVKDPYFILPILMGLSMFVQQQLNPTPPDPMQAKIMKMLPIIFTFFFLWFPAGLVIYWVVNNIISVAQQYFITRKIEQDPSIGKGMKTKK; this is encoded by the coding sequence ATGGACGTAAAACGACTTATATTACTGATTCCACTTGCCATTCTGGCCTATCTACTGGTTGTACAGTGGAATCAGGATTACGGACAGACGTCTTATCAATCGTCGTCCGAGCAATCGCAACGTCAAATCAGCGATAACAACGCAACGTCGGAGAGTAGCGACGCATCTGGCGACAGCGACGCGGACAACTTGTCGGTTCCCGGTGATGACGCTGCCGCTTCGCAAGACGCGCTGAACAGCGACGAAAGTGACAGCGACAGCCGTGAATTCATCGCGGTTACCACCGACGTTCTGGATGTTCGTATTGATCCACACGGTGGCGATATCGTGTATGCCGCCTTACCTCAGCATAAACAGGCGCTCGAGTCGGATCGCAGTTATGTTCTGCTCTCCGACAATCAAACGCGCAGCTACGTTGCACGCTCAGGCTTGCAGCTTAACGGGGAAGCAAATCGCATTACATTTACCCCCGATAACAGCGAATACCTGCTAGGTGATGACGAAGATCAACTTGAGGTCAACCTCACCGCCGAGGTAAACGGCATCGAGGTCATCAAGCGACTTACCTTTGAACGTGGCAATTACGCTGTTGACGTCAATTACTATTTGGCCAATAACACCGATGAGCCCGTCAGCGCTCGTTTTATCGGCCAACTCGCTCGGGATAACAGCCCTGATCCGTCAAGCGGCGTCAGTATGGGCATGAATTCCTATCTGGGCGCCGCGTATTCAACCCCTGAAGAAACCTATGAAAAGGTTGATTTTGACGATATCCAAGGCGGTAACTTCAATAATAGAGAGGCACAAGGCGGTTGGATGGCCATTATCCAGCACTATTTTGTCTCGGCTTGGGTACCCCAACAGAATCAGCAGAACCTCTATTACGTCTCGACGGATTCGCGCGACCGTAATGTCATCGCCTTTGCTGGCCCCACCAGCGAGCTGGCAGCGGAAGAAGAAACCTCATTGGGTGCCACTCTGTACATGGGTCCCAAGATTCAGGATCATCTTGAGCAGGTAGCGCCGAATCTTGAGCTGACGGTCGACTATGGCTGGTTATGGTTCCTGGCTAACCCGCTATTCTGGCTGCTTGACAAGATTCACGACATTGTTGGCAACTGGGGCTGGTCCATCGTCCTGTTGACGGTATTGGTGAAAACCATTCTCTTCCCGCTTTCTGCCAAGGCCTACAAGTCGATGGCACGGATGCGCAAGCTTGGCCCCGAGATGCAGCGTCTCAAAGAGATGTACGGCGATGATCGCCAGAAGATGTCTCAAGAGATGATGAAGTTCTACCAGAAGGAGAAGATCAACCCTCTGGGTGGCTGCTTGCCGATCCTGGTGCAGATGCCAGTCTTTATCGCCTTGTATTGGATGTTGTTGGAGTCCGTTGAACTGCGACACGCTCCCTTCATCTTCTGGGTGCAGGATCTATCGGTGAAAGACCCGTACTTTATTCTGCCGATTCTGATGGGCCTTTCGATGTTCGTACAGCAACAGCTTAACCCCACGCCGCCTGATCCGATGCAGGCGAAGATCATGAAGATGCTACCCATCATCTTTACGTTCTTCTTCCTGTGGTTCCCGGCGGGCCTGGTGATCTACTGGGTGGTCAACAACATCATCTCGGTGGCGCAGCAGTACTTCATTACGCGCAAAATCGAGCAAGACCCAAGTATTGGCAAAGGCATGAAAACCAAAAAATAA